In a single window of the Balearica regulorum gibbericeps isolate bBalReg1 chromosome 7, bBalReg1.pri, whole genome shotgun sequence genome:
- the SFXN3 gene encoding LOW QUALITY PROTEIN: sideroflexin-3 (The sequence of the model RefSeq protein was modified relative to this genomic sequence to represent the inferred CDS: deleted 1 base in 1 codon), with product MRTGVPPVSPPSRGASPPPRAGRDPPAGPGAASANPTPRRFQKMPPSLPATINIREPRWDQSTFQGRAKHFFMVTDPRNLLLSGTTLEEARRVVEEYRAGTVPPGLTEDQLWRAKYIYDSAFHPDTGEKMLLVGRMSAQVPMNMTITGCMLTFYRTTPAVLFWQWVNQSFNAIVNYTNRSGDAPITPTQLGTAYVSATTGAVVTALGLKSLTKHLPAIIGRYVPFAAVAAANCINIPLMRQRELKLGIPVTDENGNRLGESTAAAQKAIFQVVVSRIGMAAPAMAIPPVIMNALEKRAFLKRYPYLNAPLQVGLVGLCLVFATPLCCALFPQKSSMPVSHLEPEVQARIREKDPQLETIYFNKGL from the exons ATGCGAACCGGtgtccccccc gtgtcccccccttcccgggGGGCATCGCCTCCACCCCGGGCTGGCCGTGATCCCCCGGCGGGGCCCGGCGCCGCCAGCGCGAACCCGACACCGCGGCGGTTTCAG aAGATGCCACCGTCCCTCCCTGCCACCATCAACATCCGGGAGCCCCGCTGGGACCAGAGCACCTTCCAGGGCCGGGCCAAGCACTTCTTCATGGTGACTGACCCCCGGAACCTGCTGCTCTCGGGGACCACGCTGGAGGAGGCCCGCCGGGTGGTGGAAGAATACAG GGCGGGCACGGTACCCCCAGGTCTAACGGAGGACCAGCTGTGGCGGGCAAAGTACATTTATGACTCGGCTTTCCATCCTGACACGGGCGAGAAGATGCTCCTCGTGGGACGCATGTCCGCCCAGGTCCCCATGAACATGACCATCACTGGTTGCATGTTGACCTTCTACAG GACCACGCCGGCCGTGCTGTTCTGGCAGTGGGTCAACCAGTCCTTCAACGCCATCGTCAACTACACCAACCGCAGCGGGGATGCACCCATCACCCCCAC CCAGTTGGGGACAGCCTATGTGAGCGCGACCACAGGGGCAGTTGTCACAGCGCTGGGGCTCAAATCTCTCACCAAG CACTTGCCAGCCATCATCGGCCGGTACGTGCCTTTCGCAGCCGTGGCTGCTGCCAACTGCATCAACATCCCACTGATGAGGCAGAG agAGCTCAAGCTGGGGATCCCCGTCACAGACGAGAACGGGAACCGTCTGGGCGAGTCCACAGCTGCAGCGCAGAAGGCCATTTTCCAGGTGGTGGTGTCCCGCATCGGCATGGCAGCCCCGGCCATGG ccatCCCGCCGGTGATCATGAACGCCCTGGAGAAGAGAGCTTTCCTGAAG cGGTACCCGTACCTGAACGCTCCTCTGCAGGTCGGCCTGGTGGGACTCTG CTTGGTGTTCGCAACCCCACTGTGCTGCGCGCTCTTCCCTCAGAAAAG CTCGATGCCCGTGAGCCACCTGGAGCCTGAAGTTCAAGCTCGGATCCGGGAGAAAGACCCACAGCTGGAGACCATCTACTTCAACAAAGGGCTCTGA